The following proteins come from a genomic window of Miscanthus floridulus cultivar M001 chromosome 2, ASM1932011v1, whole genome shotgun sequence:
- the LOC136532731 gene encoding nifU-like protein 1, chloroplastic isoform X2 produces the protein MEASLAAAAAAVLFPPPRIRIRIAKSNPLPPPRRLQFGTSKIWTSGSRACLAAASASTPPAPGGGLYSAATYELTPENVDRVLDDVRPYLISDGGNVTVVAVEDGVISLKLEGACGSCPSSTTTMNMGIERVLKEKFGDAFKEIRQVFDGDQPPAEAETTPEAVNRHLDILRPAIANYGGSVDVLAVDGEDCLVRYDGPESIGSGIKAAIKEKFPDITNVVFTL, from the exons ATGGAAGCGTcacttgccgccgccgccgccgccgtcttgtTTCCTCCGCCGCGAATCCGCATCCGAATCGCCAAATCGAACCCACTACCACCCCCTCGGCGCCTCCAATTCGGAACCTCCAAGATCTGGACCTCCGGCTCGCGGGCATGCCTGGCCGCGGCCTCCGCATCCACACCGCCGGCGCCGGGAGGCGGCCTTTACTCGGCGGCGACGTACGAGCTGACCCCAGAAAACGTCGATCGCGTCCTGGACGACGTCCGGCCCTACCTCATCTCTGACGGCGGCAACGTCACTGTCGTTGCCGTCGAGGATGGTGTCATCTCCCTCAAGCTTGAAG GAGCTTGCGGCAGCTGCCCCagctcgacgacgacgatgaATATGGGCATCGAGCGTGTGCTCAAGGAGAAGTTCGGCGACGCTTTCAAGGAAATCCGTCAGGTGTTCGACGGGGATCAGCCGCCGGCGGAGGCGGAGACGACGCCCGAG gcTGTGAACCGGCACCTGGACATACTGCGGCCAGCGATCGCGAACTACGGCGGGAGCGTGGATGTGCTGGCCGTCGATGGCGAGGACTGCCTGGTGAGGTACGACGGGCCGGAATCCATCGGCAGCGGTATCAAGGCGGCCATCAAGGAGAAATTCCCGGACATCACTAATGTTGTGTTTACCCTG TAA
- the LOC136540059 gene encoding UPF0481 protein At3g47200-like translates to MERERNGGAAVAGENGFFYHDDAQVEAMQRRVDAAAPLADDPYTIFRLPSAVRERHRDLYEPKVVSVGPYYHGRAGLGAAQQHKWRLLRDFLSRGGKKQAAGGGLGAHVRAAREVVADARRCYAEGFGLGADEFAELLVLDGCFLLEFFLKKSEGQLAAPGGAKWAWHHMYHDVLLLENQIPFFVIEKLHGVAFAGDDGGADERDALLDIFCKAFAGDLPSSRVIRPRSDKTIHHLLHLHYECNVRNPAADSDNARRSSIGDASVNGASLAIWRQPAIPSPRSGEGGAGSKGRLTSMIPPAGKMEEAGVTFKRKATPRDVFDVSFRYGVLHVPAFVLDEGAKVLLANLVAFEQGGGRAARQLDGGNLVTGFVALVGSLVNSRRDLEVLRRCGIMHCMLADDDAVAYFNHVVQYTTMDYDRHLLACLFRDVREHCHWNR, encoded by the coding sequence ATGGAGCGCGAGAGAAACGGCGGCGCGGCGGTTGCGGGCGAGAACGGCTTCTTCTACCACGACGACGCGCAGGTGGAGGCCATGCAGCGACGCGTGGACGCGGCGGCGCCCTTGGCCGACGACCCCTACACCATCTTCCGCCTCCCGTCGGCCGTGCGCGAGCGGCACCGCGACCTGTACGAGCCCAAGGTCGTGTCCGTGGGCCCGTATTACCACGGCCGCGCCGGCCTGGGCGCCGCGCAGCAGCATAAGTGGCGCCTCCTCCGCGACTTCCTCTCGCGGGGCGGGAAGAAGCAGGCCGCCGGTGGCGGCCTCGGCGCGCACGTGCGCGCCGCGCGCGAGGTCGTGGCGGACGCGCGCCGGTGCTACGCCGAGGGGTTCGGCCTGGGCGCGGACGAGTTCGCGGAGCTGCTGGTGCTCGACGGCTGCTTCCTTCTCGAGTTCTTCCTCAAGAAGAGCGAGGGGCAGCTCGCCGCGCCCGGGGGCGCCAAGTGGGCGTGGCACCACATGTACCACGACGTCCTCCTGCTGGAGAACCAGATACCCTTCTTCGTCATCGAGAAGCTGCACGGCGTCGCCTTCGCCGGCGACGATGGCGGCGCTGATGAGCGCGACGCGCTCCTGGACATTTTCTGCAAGGCCTTCGCCGGCGACCTGCCGTCGAGCCGCGTCATCCGGCCGCGCAGCGACAAGACCATCCACCATCTGCTGCACCTGCACTACGAGTGCAACGTCCGCAACCCAGCCGCCGACAGCGACAATGCCCGCCGCAGCAGCATCGGCGACGCCAGCGTTAACGGCGCGTCGCTGGCCATCTGGAGGCAGCCGGCAATCCCGTCGCCGCGCTCCGGCGAGGGCGGCGCCGGCAGCAAAGGCCGTCTGACGTCGATGATCCCGCCGGCGGGCAAGATGGAGGAGGCCGGTGTGACGTTCAAGCGCAAGGCGACCCCGCGGGACGTGTTCGACGTCAGCTTCCGGTACGGCGTGTTGCACGTGCCGGCGTTCGTGCTCGACGAGGGCGCCAAGGTGCTGCTCGCGAATCTGGTGGCGTTCGAGCAGGGAGGTGGCCGCGCGGCGCGGCAGCTGGACGGGGGCAACCTGGTGACGGGCTTCGTGGCGCTTGTCGGGTCGCTCGTGAACTCGCGGAGGGACTTGGAGGTGCTCCGCCGGTGCGGGATCATGCATTGCATGCTGGCCGACGACGACGCCGTAGCCTACTTCAACCACGTGGTACAGTATACGACCATGGACTACGATCGCCACCTGCTGGCCTGCCTATTCAGGGACGTTAGAGAGCACTGCCATTGGAACAGATGA
- the LOC136532731 gene encoding nifU-like protein 1, chloroplastic isoform X1, producing the protein MEASLAAAAAAVLFPPPRIRIRIAKSNPLPPPRRLQFGTSKIWTSGSRACLAAASASTPPAPGGGLYSAATYELTPENVDRVLDDVRPYLISDGGNVTVVAVEDGVISLKLEGACGSCPSSTTTMNMGIERVLKEKFGDAFKEIRQVFDGDQPPAEAETTPEAVNRHLDILRPAIANYGGSVDVLAVDGEDCLVRYDGPESIGSGIKAAIKEKFPDITNVVFTL; encoded by the exons ATGGAAGCGTcacttgccgccgccgccgccgccgtcttgtTTCCTCCGCCGCGAATCCGCATCCGAATCGCCAAATCGAACCCACTACCACCCCCTCGGCGCCTCCAATTCGGAACCTCCAAGATCTGGACCTCCGGCTCGCGGGCATGCCTGGCCGCGGCCTCCGCATCCACACCGCCGGCGCCGGGAGGCGGCCTTTACTCGGCGGCGACGTACGAGCTGACCCCAGAAAACGTCGATCGCGTCCTGGACGACGTCCGGCCCTACCTCATCTCTGACGGCGGCAACGTCACTGTCGTTGCCGTCGAGGATGGTGTCATCTCCCTCAAGCTTGAAG GAGCTTGCGGCAGCTGCCCCagctcgacgacgacgatgaATATGGGCATCGAGCGTGTGCTCAAGGAGAAGTTCGGCGACGCTTTCAAGGAAATCCGTCAGGTGTTCGACGGGGATCAGCCGCCGGCGGAGGCGGAGACGACGCCCGAG gcTGTGAACCGGCACCTGGACATACTGCGGCCAGCGATCGCGAACTACGGCGGGAGCGTGGATGTGCTGGCCGTCGATGGCGAGGACTGCCTGGTGAGGTACGACGGGCCGGAATCCATCGGCAGCGGTATCAAGGCGGCCATCAAGGAGAAATTCCCGGACATCACTAATGTTGTGTTTACCCTGTAA